From Aedes albopictus strain Foshan chromosome 1, AalbF5, whole genome shotgun sequence, one genomic window encodes:
- the LOC134291384 gene encoding uncharacterized protein LOC134291384, protein MKEAARNYSTVYPEAAEAIVFDTYVDDFLSGGQNKEEAMQLRAQVVEILKSAGFNLRKWSSNCAAVLDEVDRSEQNPVDVKVAEQPNVVKALGVQWRPEEDIFTFQVHLQPDSANTKRQLLSDASKLFDPFGWLSPVTVSIKILFQQLWLSGTSWDDPLPPAIEELWVKIKQSLHKLEQVRISRFAANYNGKVELHGFADASEAAYGAVVYTRTKDPDGNIVVNLLAAKTKVAPIKQVSLPRLELSAAVLLTELIERITESISHLSVEHWAWTDSTIVLQWLSAHPRKWKTYVANRTSAVLAYLPRECWNHVSSADNPADCASRGLTPDELLDHPLWFHGPTWLSTDEQNWRTGQDLPANVQQLPEERKVKVMHTVTQQRNNYFAERFILERRSDFGLVVRSLALFARSLKAWKGAKFDSGLTPEELQVIKAKLARMAQEDVFNREMELLAKGVTLPVKNKLASLYPFLDGNGTMRVGGRLQNSTCDYDVKHPIILPRDHRVTDLMLRELHQRNLHAGPTLLAATVRQQYWVIGLRTAVRRTVHGCVRCARLKGQTANQLMGSLPVPRVMGTRAFVHVGVDYAGPFAIRALCVRGVKTTKGYLAVFVCMSTKAVHLEVASDLSTGMFISALKRFIAKRGYPSEIWSENGTNFVGADRYLQEFQHALNNNNKSADQFLTNVGIKWVFNPPSAPHRGGIWEAAVKSVKRHLLAVVGSEATTYEELSTILTQVEACLNSRPLCALSNLPDCYDALTPGHFLVGQPLNLIPEPDVSQIPTNRLDMWQQMHKQTIEVWRRWRDEYLTSLQPRTKWRVSEDNVKENQLVLVKNDLTPPAQWELARIIKVHPDSSGIVRTVTLRRGQAEYLRPVQKICLLPTD, encoded by the coding sequence ATGAAGGAAGCGGCAAGAAACTATAGCACGGTGTACCCTGAAGCAGCAGAGGCCATCGTATTTGATACGTATGTTGACGACTTCCTATCCGGAGGTCAAAACAAGGAAGAAGCGATGCAGTTGAGAGCCCAGGTCGTCGAAATACTCAAGTCAGCTGGTTTCAACTTGCGTAAATGGTCCAGCAACTGCGCAGCGGTCCTGGATGAAGTTGACAGATCGGAGCAAAATCCCGTGGACGTGAAAGTTGCTGAGCAACCGAATGTAGTTAAGGCGCTGGGCGTTCAGTGGCGTCCAGAAGAAGACATCTTTACCTTCCAAGTTCATCTTCAACCGGACAGTGCAAACACCAAGCGGCAGTTGCTGTCAGACGCCTCCAAGCTGTTTGACCCATTCGGATGGCTGTCCCCTGTTACGGTGAGCATCAAAATACTTTTCCAGCAGCTCTGGCTCAGCGGGACTTCTTGGGACGATCCACTTCCTCCTGCAATTGAGGAATTGTGGGTTAAAATCAAACAGAGCCTACATAAACTGGAACAGGTACGCATTTCGCGTTTCGCAGCGAATTACAACGGTAAGGTGGAGCTTCACGGTTTCGCAGACGCATCCGAAGCGGCATATGGAGCGGTAGTGTACACCCGAACGAAAGATCCGGACGGGAACATCGTGGTGAACTTGCTAGCTGCGAAGACTAAAGTGGCACCGATCAAACAAGTATCGTTGCCTCGACTCGAGCTCAGTGCAGCAGTACTATTGACTGAACTAATTGAGCGCATAACGGAATCAATATCGCATCTCTCCGTGGAGCATTGGGCGTGGACGGATAGCACCATTGTTCTTCAGTGGCTTTCTGCGCATCCAAGGAAGTGGAAGACATATGTAGCGAATCGTACATCGGCAGTTCTCGCATATCTACCTCGTGAATGTTGGAACCACGTGAGCAGTGCGGACAACCCGGCGGACTGCGCTTCTCGTGGTTTGActcccgatgaacttctggaccATCCGCTTTGGTTCCATGGACCGACCTGGCTAAGTACGGATGAGCAAAATTGGAGAACAGGTCAAGATCTTCCAGCAAACGTTCAGCAGTTACCTGAGGAGCGGAAAGTCAAGGTGATGCATACTGTGACACAGCAACGCAACAACTACTTCGCCGAACGGTTCATACTCGAGCGACGTTCGGACTTCGGTCTTGTGGTTCGGTCGTTGGCGTTGTTTGCAAGGTCGTTGAAGGCTTGGAAGGGAGCGAAGTTCGACTCTGGCCTCACACCGGAAGAACTGCAGGTGATAAAAGCAAAGCTAGCGCGAATGGCTCAGGAAGACGTTTTCAACCGGGAAATGGAGTTGCTAGCGAAAGGAGTTACGCTGCCGGTCAAGAACAAGTTGGCTTCATTATACCCATTTCTTGATGGCAACGGTACAATGCGCGTCGGAGGTCGCCTGCAAAATTCGACATGTGATTACGACGTGAAACACCCGATCATACTGCCGCGTGATCATCGAGTAACGGATCTGATGCTGCGGGAACTCCATCAGCGTAACCTGCACGCGGGACCAACACTGTTAGCAGCTACTGTGCGCCAGCAATATTGGGTGATCGGATTGCGGACAGCGGTGCGACggacggtccatggctgtgttcgTTGTGCTAGGCTCAAGGGACAAACCGCAAATCAACTGATGGGATCCTTACCTGTACCTCGAGTAATGGGAACACGAGCCTTCGTTCATGTTGGCGTAGATTATGCTGGTCCTTTTGCGATTCGAGCTTTGTGTGTCCGTGGCGTCAAAACAACGAAGGGATACCTGGCGGTATTTGTGTGCATGTCAACCAAGGCGGTGCACTTGGAGGTCGCCAGTGACTTGTCAACAGGTATGTTCATCAGTGCTCTCAAGCGATTCATTGCAAAACGAGGTTACCCGAGTGAGATATGGTCCGAAAACGGAACGAATTTCGTTGGAGCGGATCgctaccttcaggagttccaacaCGCTTTGAATAACAACAACAAATCAGCGGACCAGTTTTTGACCAATGTAGGCATTAAGTGGGTATTTAATCCACCTTCTGCACCTCATCGAGGGGGCATTTGGGAGGCGGCGGTCAAAAGCGTGAAGAGACATCTACTTGCGGTCGTAGGATCTGAGGCAACCACCTACGAAGAACTGTCGACGATTCTTACCCAAGTGGAGGCGTGCCTCAATTCACGCCCTCTTTGTGCGCTCTCAAATCTCCCCGACTGCTATGATGCGTTGACACCAGGACATTTTCTGGTTGGTCAGCCATTAAACCTAATCCCGGAGCCTGACGTATCTCAAATTCCGACCAACCGGTTGGACATGTGGCAGCAGATGCATAAGCAAACAATCGAAGTTTGGAGGCGTTGGCGTGACGAATACTTAACCAGCCTTCAGCCTCGCACCAAATGGCGTGTCAGCGAAGACAACGTAAAGGAGAATCAGCTTGTACTCGTAAAGAATGACCTAACTCCACCGGCTCAGTGGGAGCTGGCCCGAATCATCAAGGTACACCCAGACTCTAGTGGTATCGTCCGTACCGTTACCCTTCGACGCGGTCAAGCTGAATATCTACGTCCAGTTCAGAAAATCTGTCTCTTGCCAACGGATTGA
- the LOC109424308 gene encoding uncharacterized protein LOC109424308 gives MIETSKLAKEWRSWKESLECYFAAYGITDQQVMKAKLLHLGGPALQTVFKNLKDRDHMPVVSLVPKWYDVAVDKLDEFFEPRHQTTSERRKLRQLKQKSGERFADYIIRLKQQASECGFDRYGYEIGSTLTEIYLTDAVVEGCTSNEVRRRILLKDLPFAEIEALGISLEGVDQQIEEISTTEPLPKVCRVGQSKQDRGNKQRDVSASFKPIRDKACYNCGRVGHVAASAACPARGKQCRNCQIFGHFERLCRKRKQPPPSEQVSKQVRAVEDEPRPSPVEDGNVKEEAGQDKIYYAFYSGNESNVIPCVVGGIELEMLVDSGADANLISNVSWCKLKEERVQVVSSTKGSNRVLKAYGSDRPLKILGSFVAEIDVGKRRTQAEFLVVEGGQRCLLGDTTAKRLGILKVGLDINRVDAPTAPFTTIKGIKAFIHVDPDAVPVFQPMRRLPLPLETAVNRKLDQLLQRDIIEPKTGPTSWVSPLVVVGKANGEVRLCLDLRRVNEAVMREHHPMPAVDDHIARLGRGTIWSKLDIEEAFMQIELAEESKDITTFITGRGLFRFKRLPFGLVTAPELFQKAMDEILCGCEGVAWYLDDVIIEGKDIEEHDARLNEVM, from the coding sequence ATGATAGAGACGAGCAAGCTTGCGAAGGAGTGGAGGTCCTGGAAGGAGTCACTAGAATGCTACTTCGCGGCGTATGGTATAACCGACCAGCAAGTTATGAAGGCGAAGCTATTGCATCTAGGTGGACCAGCGTTGCAGACCGTATTCAAGAACCTGAAGGATCGGGACCATATGCCGGTAGTGTCACTAGTGCCGAAATGGTACGATGTGGCAGTTGACAAGCTGGACGAGTTTTTTGAGCCTCGCCATCAGACTACGTCAGAACGCCGGAAGCTGCGACAGCTGAAGCAAAAATCAGGCGAAAGATTTGCCGACTACATAATTCGACTGAAACAACAAGCTTCGGAATGCGGTTTCGATCGATATGGGTATGAGATCGGCAGTACCTTGACGGAGATCTACCTCACAGATGCTGTGGTAGAAGGCTGCACCTCCAACGAAGTGAGAAGAAGGATTCTACTCAAAGATCTACCTTTCGCCGAAATTGAAGCCCTAGGAATCTCTCTGGAGGGCGTGGATCAACAGATCGAGGAAATAAGCACGACCGAGCCCCTCCCCAAAGTTTGTCGAGTGGGACAATCCAAACAAGACAGAGGAAACAAGCAGAGAGATGTTTCGGCGAGCTTCAAACCGATTCGAGACAAAGCGTGCTACAACTGCGGTCGAGTAGGTCATGTGGCCGCATCAGCGGCGTGCCCAGCTCGTGGGAAGCAGTGCAGAAACTGCCAAATTTTCGGACATTTTGAGAGACTATGCCGTAAACGAAAACAACCACCCCCATCGGAGCAGGTAAGCAAACAGGTCCGAGCAGTAGAGGATGAACCGCGCCCGAGTCCGGTTGAGGACGGAAATGTTAAGGAAGAGGCTGGACAGGACAAGATATATTACGCTTTCTATTCCGGAAACGAAAGCAATGTCATCCCGTGCGTCGTCGGCGGTATTGAACTGGAGATGTTGGTAGACTCCGGCGCGGACGCCAATCTGATCAGTAACGTGTCATGGTGCAAATTGAAGGAAGAACGTGTGCAGGTGGTGTCTTCTACCAAAGGAAGCAACCGGGTCCTGAAAGCGTACGGCAGCGACAGACCGTTGAAGATATTGGGTTCCTTCGTGGCAGAGATAGATGTTGGAAAACGCCGAACGCAAGCTGAATTTCTGGTAGTCGAAGGGGGACAGCGTTGTCTGCTCGGTGATACTACTGCGAAGAGATTGGGGATCCTTAAAGTAGGATTGGATATTAATCGAGTCGATGCCCCAACCGCACCGTTCACAACCATCAAGGGCATAAAAGCATTCATTCACGTCGACCCCGATGCGGTTCCCGTGTTTCAGCCCATGCGTCGACTGCCGCTGCCCCTGGAAACAGCTGTTAACAGGAAATTGGACCAATTACTTCAACGCGATATTATTGAGCCAAAAACAGGACCTACAAGCTGGGTGTCCCCACTTGTTGTAGTTGGAAAGGCGAATGGCGAAGTTCGATTGTGTCTCGATCTTCGTCGCGTGAACGAAGCGGTCATGAGGGAACATCATCCCATGCCGGCGGTGGATGACCACATTGCGCGGCTCGGTCGTGGTACAATATGGAGCAAACTGGATATTGAAGAAGCGTTTATGCAGATTGAATTAGCAGAGGAATCGAAGGATATCACTACGTTTATTACCGGACGAGGACTATTTCGCTTCAAGCGCTTACCGTTCGGACTGGTGACAGCGCCGGAACTCTTTCAAAAAGCGATGGACGAGATTCTTTGCGGATGCGAGGGAGTAGCTTGGTATTTGGATGACGTCATCATCGAAGGGAAGGACATCGAGGAGCATGATGCTCGTTTGAATGAGGTAATGTAA
- the LOC134291388 gene encoding uncharacterized protein K02A2.6-like: MSALASSALTWKEIKEAALSDPETLKVLESLANGEQDSIPIEYRVLVNELCQFEDVLLRGDRIVVPLALRDRVLSAAHDGHPGITMMKNHLRSNVWWPKMDSDVEKYVKSCRGCTLVSAPDPPEAMVRSQLPSYPWHTLAVDFLGPLPEGQSLFVVIDYYSRFMEVCEMETTTSNDVIRELAIMFGRYGIPSYIKADNAPQFSADCAEIKEFCESTGFRISNTIPYWPQSNGEVERQNRSILKRLRIAQELGLNWRKELRDYLLTYHSTKHPSTGKSPGELMFGRRIKSKVPSIMIFHEDGSVRERDAVVKEKGKDYSDRKRNAKQSELQEGDVVLAKRMRKNNKLDTNFSNEEFIVKRKEGLDTIIKSSKSGKEYRRSSAHLKKVLGHDQKDLDNHSSTVAVPKNDSLSMQNDDALSEKHPSRRLRKVPSKYDDYIPH, from the coding sequence ATGTCAGCTCTTGCTTCGTCGGCACTAACATGGAAGGAAATCAAGGAAGCTGCCCTTTCAGATCCCGAAACATTGAAAGTTTTGGAGTCATTGGCGAACGGTGAGCAAGACAGTATTCCGATTGAGTATAGGGTCCTGGTGAATGAGCTGTGTCAGTTTGAGGACGTGCTGCTACGAGGGGATCGCATTGTCGTACCATTAGCCCTAAGAGATAGGGTTTTATCGGCGGCTCATGACGGTCACCCGGGAATCACCATGATGAAGAATCATTTGAGATCGAACGTTTGGTGGCCGAAGATGGATTCCGATGTGGAAAAATATGTGAAAAGTTGCAGAGGTTGCACGCTTGTTTCTGCCCCTGATCCACCAGAAGCAATGGTTCGTAGTCAACTACCCTCATATCCATGGCACACATTGGCGGTTGATTTTCTTGGTCCATTGCCCGAGGGACAAAGCTTGTTCGTGGTCATCGATTACTATTCTCGGTTCATGGAAGTATGCGAGATGGAGACTACTACTTCTAACGATGTAATAAGAGAATTGGCAATCATGTTTGGTAGATATGGAATTCCATCCTACATAAAAGCGGACAATGCTCCTCAGTTCAGTGCTGATTGTGCGGAGATCAAAGAGTTCTGCGAGTCAACGGGGTTCAGGATTTCAAACACCATCCCGTATTGGCCACAATCGAACGGAGAAGTGGAGCGGCAGAATAGGTCTATTCTAAAGCGACTCCGAATTGCACAAGAGTTGGGACTGAACTGGAGGAAAGAATTGCGTGACTATTTATTGACCTACCATTCTACGAAGCATCCATCTACTGGAAAATCACCTGGAGAGCTGATGTTCGGAAGACGAATTAAAAGCAAGGTTCCGTCCATAATGATCTTCCATGAGGATGGTTCCGTACGAGAACGAGACGCCGTTGTGAAAGAGAAAGGTAAAGATTATTCCGATAGAAAGCGGAATGCCAAGCAATCCGAACTGCAAGAGGGTGACGTTGTTCTAGCGAAGCGTATGCGGAAGAATAATAAATTGGATACTAACTTCAGTAACGAGGAGTTCATCGTAAAAAGAAAAGAGGGACTAGATACAATCATCAAATCCTCAAAATCGGGGAAGGAATACCGACGCAGTTCAGCACACCTCAAAAAGGTGTTGGGTCATGATCAGAAGGATCTTGATAATCATTCTTCAACGGTTGCTGTTCCTAAAAATGATTCTTTATCGATGCAGAACGATGATGCTTTATCTGAAAAACATCCTTCTAGAAGATTAAGGAAAGTTCCAAGCAAATATGATGATTATATCCCGCATTAA
- the LOC134291391 gene encoding uncharacterized protein LOC134291391 has protein sequence MSKLIGRRNAFLAQVKWELAAAEKLRERKASYGEATDRLQQLAELAKNFRQTQNEIEEEQTDPEAIASVFNFREEFFSCYYRAKDIIESYASEFRNSGQDEDEFSNPSDRTMAGSCKDLREAMQMLLETQRALLLSQSAASRNVMQMRDSMHQAGGDEQVLNRAPLNVKLPTISVPVFHGDRKSWISFKDIFETTIHSRTDIRDSVKMQYLVSFLDGDAKRLVSSFPISDANYAEAWTTLTNFYDKKKFTVFALVREFVDQAEIRSVTPVNLRKLVTTSDEVARQLNALGEEFNTRDPWLIHILLEKLDGETRSLWAQKIVEEENPTFEDFLKFLDDRCDALETCTAFSKKTVAVADEAKKGAVKKSTQSEKKVQALHAATEVKKCAKCSSEHPIHTCDEFKKLNVQCRREFAQKARLCYNCLRSSHSVKVCTSKSVCHNGDCKQRHHTLLCPKEVVVQNQPADRSSDVQPQPQQTVARREDAISSMVAQVPRVPAPKVSVLPTAMICVRASDGKFMKVRALIDSGSEASLITEATVNKLRLPRSNAKFVVSGLGQQQAGTTRGLVELVIANRFREEVILNTKAFVMNKLTSTLPSQHLCLESSILTDEVQQNLADPEFNRPGPIDVVLGSDVFLLILKAGQVRNSSRVPVAQNTIFGLVVSGNQAVYTTGIQGNFSIVNLHTELDINQSLRQFWEQEEVPKPQQLTPSEQTAVAYFRSTVSRDEMGRFIVRLPFDDSKPALGESFTAAMKRLRTMERRFQREPEFGKQYLDFIREYQALNHMEEIPAGELNVEDSKCYYLPHHAVVKAESSTTKLRVVFDASCASGSGASLNDRLLTGPNVN, from the coding sequence ATGTCGAAATTGATCGGTCGCAGAAACGCCTTTCTCGCCCAAGTGAAGTGGGAGCTCGCCGCAGCGGAGAAGCTTCGCGAGCGGAAGGCATCGTATGGAGAAGCAACCGATCGATTGCAGCAGCTAGCGGAGCTCGCTAAAAACTTCCGGCAAACGCAGAATGAAATCGAGGAGGAGCAAACCGACCCGGAAGCGATTGCGTCGGTGTTCAATTTCCGGGAAGAGTTTTTTTCGTGCTACTATCGAGCGAAAGACATCATCGAATCCTATGCAAGCGAATTCAGGAACAGCGGTCAGGACGAAGACGAATTTTCAAATCCCAGTGACAGGACGATGGCTGGTTCGTGTAAGGACCTTCGTGAAGCGATGCAGATGCTGCTAGAGACACAGCGGGCACTGCTGCTGAGCCAGTCGGCGGCGAGCAGAAACGTAATGCAGATGAGGGACAGCATGCATCAAGCTGGAGGAGACGAACAGGTGCTGAATCGTGCACCCCTGAATGTAAAGCTTCCTACGATCAGTGTGCCGGTGTTTCATGGAGATCGAAAGTCTTGGATATCGTTCAAGGACATCTTCGAGACCACGATCCACAGTCGAACGGATATACGGGATTCGGTGAAAATGCAGTACTTGGTATCATTCCTGGACGGTGACGCTAAACGACTAGTCAGCTCGTTTCCGATATCGGATGCCAATTACGCTGAAGCATGGACAACACTGACAAACTTCTACGACAAGAAAAAGTTCACTGTTTTCGCTCTTGTCCGCGAGTTTGTAGACCAGGCAGAGATTCGCAGCGTTACTCCCGTCAATCTGCGCAAACTTGTCACCACTTCTGACGAGGTGGCCCGGCAGCTCAATGCATTGGGGGAAGAGTTCAATACTCGTGATCCGTGGCTTATCCACATTCTACTGGAGAAGTTGGACGGTGAAACGCGATCTCTATGGGCGCAGAAGATCGTTGAAGAGGAGAACCCTACCttcgaggatttcctgaagttttTGGACGATCGATGCGACGCGTTGGAGACTTGTACAGCATTCAGCAAGAAGACAGTAGCGGTAGCGGATGAGGCGAAGAAAGGAgcagtgaagaaatcgacccagTCGGAGAAGAAAGTGCAGGCGCTACATGCCGCAACTGAAGTGAAAAAGTGCGCGAAATGCTCTAGTGAGCATCCGATCCATACGTGCGATGAATTCAAAAAACTAAATGTGCAGTGCAGACGTGAGTTCGCACAGAAAGCAAGACTATGCTACAACTGTTTGCGTTCATCACATTCGGTAAAAGTGTGTACATCAAAATCAGTGTGCCATAACGGAGACTGCAAGCAACGCCACCATACACTTCTTTGCCCTAAGGAGGTGGTGGTGCAGAACCAACCCGCCGATCGATCCAGCGACGTGCAACCCCAGCCGCAGCAAACTGTGGCACGAAGAGAAGATGCTATCAGCTCAATGGTGGCGCAAGTTCCAAGGGTACCGGCACCCAAAGTGTCAGTTCTACCAACGGCGATGATTTGTGTCAGAGCATCGGATGGCAAGTTCATGAAGGTTCGCGCTTTAATCGATTCGGGATCGGAGGCATCGCTGATCACGGAAGCCACTGTCAACAAACTACGTTTGCCACGGTCCAACGCAAAGTTTGTGGTTTCCGGACTGGGCCAACAACAAGCAGGAACAACTCGCGGATTGGTGGAGCTGGTTATAGCAAACCGGTTCCGAGAAGAGGTGATCCTGAATACCAAGGCCTTCGTGATGAACAAGCTCACGTCGACGTTGCCATCGCAACACCTGTGTTTGGAGTCGAGTATCCTCACCGATGAAGTGCAGCAGAACCTAGCCGACCCGGAGTTCAACCGGCCGGGTCCGATCGACGTCGTTTTGGGTTCCGACGTGTTTTTGCTTATCCTCAAGGCTGGTCAGGTGCGAAACAGTTCCCGTGTTCCAGTCGCTCAAAATACAATCTTTGGGCTTGTCGTGTCCGGCAATCAAGCTGTCTATACGACCGGCATACAGGGCAACTTCTCGATCGTTAATTTGCACACGGAGTTGGACATCAATCAATCGTTGCGTCAATTTTGGGAGCAGGAGGAGGTTCCTAAGCCACAGCAGCTTACTCCTTCTGAACAAACAGCAGTTGCCTACTTCCGGTCCACCGTGTCACGAGATGAGATGGGACGCTTCATCGTGCGACTTCCGTTCGACGATTCCAAGCCGGCGCTGGGTGAATCGTTCACCGCAGCAATGAAACGATTGAGAACGATGGAAAGGCGCTTCCAACGGGAGCCCGAGTTTGGTAAGCAGTACTTGGATTTCATTCGCGAGTACCAAGCTCTGAATCATATGGAGGAGATACCTGCTGGTGAGCTTAACGTGGAGGACAGCAAATGCTATTACCTCCCCCACCACGCCGTGGTGAAGGCAGAGAGTTCCACTACTAAACTTCGTGTCGTTTTCGACGCCTCGTGTGCGTCGGGATCGGGAGCGTCCCTCAACGACCGATTGCTGACGGGACCCAATGTGAATTAG
- the LOC134285540 gene encoding uncharacterized protein LOC134285540: MKQSNLEIRPKKSDVKEVLCLACNGPNHKVKDCSTFKTWDADSRWKTIQEHHLCRTCLGKHGRRPCKVQAVCGVEGCQQRHHQLLHSSTRKHGPPAKEDRDTAKQGDTSEEGLNAHHATKKATLFRILPVTLKWKEKSVETFAFLDDGSDMTLVEQSIAERLGIDDGEPLPLCLTWTSNVTRQEPKSQRIRLEISGKGKTERFPLKDARTVSSFNLPKQMLKYGELARHYAHLRGLPVTSYEAATPGILIGSNNASLTATLSLREGQLGDPLASKTRLGWSIYGYTAEGERVTNFTLHVCECRREFQVDQDLHELVKQHFTVESIGVSADKGPELEEDKRSRRILEETTKRISNRFETCLLWRHDHVEFPNSFPMAMRRLQCFERRMKKDPARCRQAYSGRSLSI; encoded by the coding sequence ATGAAGCAGAGTAATCTGGAAATCAGACCGAAGAAATCAGACGTCAAGGAGGTGCTGTGCCTCGCGTGTAACGGGCCTAACCATAAGGTAAAAGATTGTTCAACGTTCAAAACGTGGGATGCTGACAGCCGTTGGAAAACCATCCAAGAGCATCACCTTTGTCGCACGTGTCTAGGGAAACACGGTCGGCGCCCTTGCAAGGTTCAAGCGGTTTGTGGTGTGGAAGGCTGTCAGCAGCGACACCATCAACTGTTACACTCCAGCACTCGGAAGCATGGACCACCGGCCAAGGAAGATCGGGATACGGCGAAGCAGGGTGATACTTCTGAAGAAGGGCTAAACGCACATCACGCTACCAAGAAGGCTACGCTATTCAGAATTCTTCCTGTGACGCTAAAATGGAAGGAGAAATCGGTAGAAACGTTTGCATTTCTGGACGACGGATCGGACATGACTCTGGTCGAGCAATCGATCGCGGAACGATTAGGCATTGATGACGGCGAACCTCTTCCCCTTTGCCTAACTTGGACCAGCAACGTGACTCGACAGGAACCGAAGTCCCAACGGATTCGTCTGGAGATATCCGGAAAAGGTAAAACCGAACGGTTCCCGTTAAAAGACGCAAGGACGGTTTCTAGCTTCAACCTACCGAAACAGATGCTGAAGTACGGAGAGTTGGCACGGCATTATGCTCACCTTCGCGGTCTCCCGGTCACCAGCTATGAGGCAGCAACGCCGGGCATCCTTATCGGCTCAAACAATGCCAGCCTGACTGCAACGTTGAGTCTGCGTGAGGGACAACTAGGCGACCCTCTGGCTAGCAAGACTCGGCTCGGTTGGTCGATATATGGATATACTGCTGAAGGAGAGAGAGTAACGAACTTCACGCTGCACGTGTGCGAGTGTCGACGAGAATTCCAGGTGGATCAAGACCTTCATGAACTCGTCAAGCAACATTTCACGGTTGAAAGCATCGGAGTTTCGGCTGACAAGGGCCCAGAATTGGAGGAGGATAAACGTTCCCGTCGAATCCTAGAGGAGACAACGAAGCGCATATCAAATCGGTTTGAGACCTGCCTGTTATGGCGCCATGACCACGTGGAGTTTCCGAACAGTTTTCCCATGGCAATGCGGCGTCTACAATGTTTCGAGCGAAGAATGAAGAAGGATCCCGCACGCTGCAGGCAAGCGTACAGCGGCAGATCACTGAGTATCTAG